One segment of Calypte anna isolate BGI_N300 chromosome 4A, bCalAnn1_v1.p, whole genome shotgun sequence DNA contains the following:
- the CLDN23 gene encoding claudin-23, which yields MRTPAEMIVGLVLCPCGLLLTLTGTLSPNWRQVSLIPDQPLDIILEQGIWDICRERQSTHDRLCGQPDEMGYFTQVPVRVAQGLMPTSLVLTFLGLVVAALGVRCWQKEPRHLLTGVAGLVLLPSGLLSLIPTSWYTHELWALPAPAGSTLVVGYSLVLSYLGSCLEILGALALTLSFHHCCKEHRAPKLTPSPELETGPHFTPGAYPNPWDVLADERDGQHWRSTLPCDSDL from the coding sequence ATGCGGACACCGGCGGAGATGATCGTGGGGCTGGTGCTGTGCCCCTGCGGGCTCCTGCTGACACTCACGGGCACGCTGTCACCCAACTGGAGGCAGGTGAGCCTCATACCCGACCAGCCCCTGGACATCATCTTGGAGCAGGGCATCTGGGACATCTGCAGGGAGCGGCAGAGCACCCACGACCGTCTCTGCGGGCAGCCCGACGAGATGGGCTACTTCACACAGGTGCCCGTGCGGGTTGCCCAAGGGCTGATGCCCACCTCGCTGGTGCTCACCTTCCTGGGTTTGGTGGTGGCTGCCTTGGGGGTTCGCTGCTGGCAGAAGGAGCCACGGCACCTGCTGACTGGTGTGGCAGGGCTTGTGCTGCTCCCCTCAGGGCTGCTGAGCCTCATTCCCACCTCCTGGTACACCCATGAGCTGTGGGCACTGCCCGCTCCGGCTGGCAGCACACTGGTGGTAGGCTACAGCTTGGTGCTGAGCTACTTGGGAAGCTGTCTGGAGATCTTGGGGGCGCTGGCCCTCACCCTGAGCTTCCACCACTGCTGCAAGGAGCACAGGGCCCCCAAACtcacccccagccctgagctggagACTGGGCCACACTTTACTCCTGGGGCTTATCCCAATCCTTGGGATGTGTTGGCGGATGAGCGAGATGGACAACACTGGAGAAGCACCTTGCCTTGTGACTCTGACTTGtag